A single region of the Gopherus evgoodei ecotype Sinaloan lineage chromosome 3, rGopEvg1_v1.p, whole genome shotgun sequence genome encodes:
- the SOCS5 gene encoding suppressor of cytokine signaling 5 — translation MDQVGKMWNNFKYRCQNLFSHEGGNRNENIDVDSTRCSSIKDRSIHVPDLALQQPSSPLRENIALQLGLSPSKNSVRRNQNCVTDIPQIVEISIEKDNDSSVATGTRLAQRDSYSRHAPWGGKKKHSCSTKTQSSLDNDKRFGRTRSGLQRRERRYGVSSVHDMDSVSNRTVGSRTLRQRLHDTVGLCFPMRTYSKQSKPLFSNKRKIHLSELMLEKCPFPAGSDLAQKWHLIKQHTAPVSPHSTFFDTFDPSLISAEDEEDRLRERRRLSIEEGVDPPPNAQIHTFEATAQVNPLYKLGPKLAPGMTELTGDNSATLQGNCDSEEDTTTLCLQSRRQKQRQVSGESHGHISRQGAWKVHTQIDYIHCLVPDLLQITGNPCYWGVMDRYEAEALLEGKPEGTFLLRDSAQEDYLFSVSFRRYNRSLHARIEQWNHNFSFDAHDPCVFHSSTVTGLLEHYKDPSSCMFFEPLLTVSLNRTFPFSLQYICRAVICRCTTYDGIDGLPLPSMLQDFLKEYHYKQKVRVRWLEREPIKTK, via the coding sequence ATGGATCAAGTGGGAAAGATGTGGAACAACTTCAAATACAGATGCCAGAATCTCTTCAGTCATGAAGGTGGAAACCGAAATGAAAACATAGATGTAGACTCCACTCGATGTTCATCTATTAAAGACAGAAGTATCCATGTACCCGATTTGGCTCTGCAGCAACCAAGCAGCCCTTTAAGAGAGAACATTGCCTTACAACTGGGTTTAAGTCCTTCGAAGAATTCAGTGAGGAGAAATCAGAATTGTGTCACTGACATCCCTCAGATTGTCGAAATAAGCATTGAGAAAGATAATGACTCGTCTGTGGCCACAGGAACGAGACTTGCACAAAGGGATTCCTACTCTCGGCATGCTCCTTGGGGTGGGAAGAAGAAACATTCCTGTTCTACGAAAACCCAAAGCTCCTTGGATAACGATAAAAGATTTGGTCGAACACGAAGCGGCTTGCAAAGGCGGGAGCGAAGATACGGTGTGAGCTCTGTTCATGATATGGACAGCGTATCAAACAGGACTGTAGGTAGCCGTACTCTGCGACAGCGGCTTCACGATACCGTTGGGTTATGTTTTCCCATGAGAACTTACAGCAAACAGTCCAAACCTCTCTTTTCTAATAAAAGAAAGATTCATCTCTCTGAATTAATGCTTGAGAAATGTCCTTTCCCTGCTGGATCTGATCTTGCCCAAAAGTGGCATCTGATTAAGCAACATACAGCTCCTGTGAGCCCTCATTCAACTTTTTTTGATACATTTGATCCTTCCTTGATTTCTGCAGAAGATGAAGAAGACCGACTTAGAGAGAGACGTAGGCTTAGTATTGAAGAAGGGGTTGATCCCCCTCCTAATGCCCAAATACATACTTTTGAAGCTACAGCACAGGTTAATCCATTATATAAACTGGGACCAAAGTTAGCCCCGGGTATGACTGAGCTGACTGGGGACAATAGCGCAACACTACAGGGAAACTGTGATTCTGAAGAGGACACAACAACCCTCTGCTTGCAGTCACGCAGGCAAAAGCAACGTCAGGTGTCTGGAGAGAGCCATGGCCATATCAGCAGACAAGGGGCTTGGAAAGTACATACTCAGATTGATTACATACACTGCCTTGTGCCAGACTTACTTCAAATAACCGGTAACCCATGTTATTGGGGTGTGATGGACCGTTATGAGGCAGAGGCACTTCTGGAAGGCAAACCCGAAGGCACTTTTTTGCTCAGGGATTCTGCACAAGAGGATTACCTCTTCTCTGTGAGCTTCCGTCGTTACAACAGATCCCTCCATGCACGTATTGAGCAATGGAATCACAATTTTAGTTTTGATGCTCATGATCCCTGTGTATTTCACTCCTCCACTGTTACAGGACTTCTAGAACACTATAAAGACCCTAGTTCTTGCATGTTTTTTGAACCATTACTTACTGTATCTCTGAACAGGACTTTTCCTTTTAGTCTGCAGTATATCTGCCGGGCAGTAATCTGCAGGTGCACTACGTATGATGGAATTGATGGCCTCCCTTTACCATCAATGTTGCAAGACTTTCTAAAGGAATATCACTATAAACAAAAAGTCAGGGTGCGATGGTTGGAACGGGAACCTATTAAGACAAAGTGA